From Bacillus basilensis, a single genomic window includes:
- the pstC gene encoding phosphate ABC transporter permease subunit PstC, translated as MAYNDKSQITFSVQHLIERNTKQRKKTQRINRIVPLLLKIIASVSIVTTLGIIFTLANETMMFFQKIPLHSFLTEKEWLPFFEDPKFGILPLICGTVLVTAIAMFVAIPIGLACAVFLSEYASNSARKLLKPMLELLAGIPTIVYGFFALTVVTPLLQRIIPDLQFFNAISPGIVIGFMMIPTIASLSEDAMRAVAKGTKEASLALGATRFEMVKQVVFPSAFTGIMSAIILAASRAIGETMIVVIAAGSTPNVSLDPTHSIQTLTAYIVQVSLGDAPHGTITYYSMYAVGATLFFFTFIMNIISQSIMRHFRRLT; from the coding sequence TTGGCTTATAATGACAAAAGTCAAATTACATTTTCTGTACAACATTTGATTGAAAGAAATACAAAACAAAGAAAAAAAACGCAGCGAATCAATCGAATAGTTCCGTTATTACTAAAAATAATTGCTAGCGTGTCTATTGTGACGACACTTGGAATTATTTTTACGTTAGCAAATGAAACAATGATGTTTTTTCAAAAAATACCATTACACTCCTTTTTGACGGAGAAAGAATGGTTACCTTTTTTTGAAGATCCTAAATTCGGTATATTACCACTTATATGTGGAACGGTCCTTGTAACCGCAATCGCCATGTTCGTAGCAATTCCTATCGGTTTAGCGTGTGCTGTATTTTTAAGTGAATATGCTTCAAACAGTGCAAGGAAATTATTAAAACCGATGTTAGAACTATTAGCAGGTATCCCGACAATTGTATATGGTTTTTTTGCATTAACAGTTGTCACACCGCTTTTACAACGGATTATACCAGATTTACAGTTTTTTAATGCGATTAGTCCAGGTATTGTTATTGGGTTTATGATGATACCTACAATTGCATCTCTGTCTGAAGACGCAATGAGAGCTGTAGCGAAAGGAACGAAAGAAGCTTCGTTAGCACTTGGAGCAACTCGGTTTGAGATGGTAAAACAAGTCGTGTTTCCTTCGGCTTTTACAGGGATTATGTCAGCGATTATATTAGCCGCTTCCAGGGCAATCGGTGAAACAATGATCGTTGTAATTGCAGCGGGATCCACACCGAATGTATCGCTCGATCCGACACACTCTATTCAAACGCTAACAGCCTATATTGTGCAAGTGAGTTTAGGTGATGCTCCACATGGAACAATTACTTATTACAGCATGTATGCTGTAGGCGCAACGTTATTCTTTTTTACTTTTATAATGAACATCATTTCGCAGTCTATTATGCGCCACTTTAGGAGGCTGACATAA
- the pstA gene encoding phosphate ABC transporter permease PstA, protein MRMLNHKKIQENMASRFLKDRVYKLLFYIAILFSIVILLILLFQIFEKGISYLSLDFFTNFASRNPKEAGIAAALSGTILFMSIVIPVSFIFGVGTALYLEQYAKESIFKKVIEINNQTLAGVPSVVFGLLGLTIFVYALHLGESIIAAALTMSLLVLPTVVVASQEAIRSVPSSLLEASYGLGATKWQTMYQIVLPYAFPGIITGCTLAISRAIGEAAPLLVIGALAFANYVPFSMFDRFTVLPIQIFNWMSRPQEEFQYVAAAGMIVLLGLLLFINIFVLWLRNRK, encoded by the coding sequence ATGCGAATGTTGAATCATAAAAAAATACAAGAAAATATGGCATCACGTTTTTTAAAAGATCGAGTTTACAAATTGTTATTTTATATAGCAATTTTGTTTTCAATAGTAATACTACTTATTTTGCTTTTTCAAATTTTTGAAAAAGGTATAAGTTACCTTTCGTTAGATTTCTTTACAAACTTCGCTTCGCGTAATCCGAAAGAAGCTGGGATTGCTGCAGCTTTGTCAGGAACAATATTATTTATGAGTATTGTTATACCGGTCTCCTTTATATTTGGAGTCGGAACTGCTCTTTATTTAGAGCAATATGCGAAGGAATCTATATTTAAAAAGGTAATAGAAATTAATAATCAAACGTTAGCAGGAGTACCTTCCGTTGTATTTGGATTACTCGGCTTAACTATTTTTGTATATGCTCTTCATTTAGGTGAGAGTATCATTGCGGCGGCACTGACGATGAGTTTACTCGTCTTACCGACAGTTGTTGTAGCGAGTCAAGAAGCGATACGATCTGTACCAAGTTCATTATTAGAAGCTTCTTACGGATTAGGTGCTACGAAGTGGCAAACGATGTATCAAATTGTATTGCCATATGCTTTCCCAGGAATTATAACGGGTTGTACGTTAGCGATATCGAGGGCGATTGGAGAAGCGGCACCGTTATTAGTTATCGGGGCACTTGCATTTGCAAATTATGTTCCATTTAGTATGTTTGATAGATTTACAGTTTTACCAATTCAAATTTTTAATTGGATGAGTAGACCGCAAGAAGAATTTCAGTATGTAGCAGCTGCTGGGATGATTGTTTTGTTAGGTTTGTTGCTCTTTATCAATATATTTGTCCTATGGTTACGAAATCGAAAATAA
- a CDS encoding Fur family transcriptional regulator → MNLTEALRLMKDKGYKHTGKREEMLRLFAAHNRYLTAKDVLEHMKDDYPGLSFDTIYRNLTVFAEIGVLEQTELNGEKHFRFTCSIMEHHHHFICLDCGGTKEITSCPMDFMNKDFNGYEVTGHKFEIYGRCPKCAK, encoded by the coding sequence ATGAATCTAACAGAAGCTTTACGCCTAATGAAAGATAAAGGATACAAACATACTGGAAAAAGGGAAGAAATGCTCAGGTTATTTGCAGCTCACAATCGTTATTTAACGGCGAAAGACGTTTTAGAGCATATGAAGGATGATTATCCGGGTCTTAGCTTTGATACAATTTATCGTAACTTAACGGTGTTTGCTGAAATTGGTGTTTTAGAACAAACAGAATTAAATGGTGAGAAACATTTTCGTTTTACATGCTCTATTATGGAACATCATCATCATTTTATTTGTTTAGATTGCGGGGGAACGAAAGAAATCACTTCCTGCCCGATGGATTTTATGAATAAAGATTTTAACGGTTATGAAGTAACAGGTCATAAGTTTGAAATATACGGCCGTTGTCCAAAATGTGCAAAGTAA
- the pstB gene encoding phosphate ABC transporter ATP-binding protein encodes MVATVVNVQMKNEEKIETAPKKVVFDTKNLNLWYGEDHALKDINLSIHENEVTAIIGPSGCGKSTYLKTLNRMVELVPIVRTTGVIEYRERNIFDKAYPVEELRTHVGMVFQKPNPFPKSIYENVAYGPKIHGVRDKKTLDEIVEKSLRGAAIWDELKDRLHDNAYGLSGGQQQRLCIARCLAIEPDVILMDEPTSALDPISTLKVEELIQELKKDFSIVIVTHNMQQAARISDKTAFFLSGEVVEYTDTNKLFTTPSDKRTEDYITGRFG; translated from the coding sequence ATGGTAGCAACAGTAGTAAATGTACAGATGAAAAACGAGGAGAAAATCGAGACTGCGCCAAAGAAAGTAGTATTTGATACGAAAAACTTAAATTTATGGTACGGAGAAGACCATGCTCTAAAAGATATTAACTTAAGCATTCATGAGAATGAAGTTACAGCAATTATCGGGCCAAGTGGTTGTGGTAAATCAACGTACTTAAAAACATTAAATCGTATGGTAGAGTTAGTACCGATCGTGCGAACTACAGGTGTAATTGAATATAGAGAGCGCAATATATTTGATAAAGCGTATCCAGTTGAAGAATTACGAACACATGTAGGAATGGTGTTCCAAAAGCCAAATCCATTTCCGAAATCTATTTATGAAAATGTAGCATATGGCCCGAAAATCCATGGTGTTCGTGACAAGAAAACGTTGGATGAAATTGTTGAAAAAAGTTTACGTGGAGCAGCGATTTGGGATGAGTTAAAAGATCGTTTGCATGATAATGCATACGGTTTATCCGGTGGACAGCAACAACGTCTATGTATTGCACGTTGTTTAGCGATTGAACCAGACGTTATTTTAATGGATGAGCCAACATCGGCACTAGATCCAATTTCAACATTAAAAGTAGAAGAATTAATTCAAGAGTTAAAGAAAGATTTTAGTATTGTTATCGTAACGCATAACATGCAACAAGCAGCACGTATTTCAGACAAAACTGCCTTCTTCTTAAGTGGAGAAGTTGTGGAGTATACAGATACAAACAAATTATTTACGACACCTTCAGATAAGCGTACAGAAGATTATATTACAGGCCGATTTGGTTGA
- a CDS encoding MFS transporter translates to MKWKHIIGDVEVNRDLVLLLLIGGLYTLAISLSNTFVNIYLWKQTQNYVNLGLYNLASVVLQPLTFLIGGKLAKRIDRSILLRIGVGTLAIFFIVVLVAGKSASHYILLMGALLGVGYGFYWLAFNLLTFEITEPETRDFFNGFLGLLTSFSGMIGPIAAGYTISRMEKWSGYTVIFFLSLVLFAIAVVLSFFLSKRECEGSYEITQVLKERRIDKNWGRITRAHFFQGLREGTFIFVISVYVYLATDSELALGKYSLVNSAVSFVCYYLVARMLKKEWRKKAILLGGIILYAVVFLVIFNVTYTKLLIYAACIAIAYPILLVPYGSMTYDVIGRAKNAREWRVEYVVVRELWLNAGRICSVLSFLCAVLFFPPEKSLPFLLCILGAGHFLIYFAVKNVKYDEGNAGKTSVVAQGTTQNQTEPEG, encoded by the coding sequence ATGAAGTGGAAACATATAATTGGTGACGTTGAAGTGAATCGGGATTTAGTGTTATTGCTCCTTATTGGAGGTTTATACACGCTCGCAATTTCTTTATCGAATACGTTTGTTAACATTTATTTATGGAAACAAACACAAAATTATGTGAATCTTGGCTTGTATAATTTGGCCAGCGTTGTATTACAGCCTCTCACATTTCTTATAGGTGGGAAATTAGCGAAGCGTATTGATCGCTCAATCTTGTTAAGAATAGGCGTAGGAACGTTAGCGATTTTTTTTATCGTTGTTTTAGTAGCCGGAAAAAGCGCTTCTCACTATATTTTATTAATGGGGGCTCTTTTAGGAGTTGGATATGGTTTTTACTGGCTCGCGTTTAACTTATTAACATTTGAGATTACAGAACCAGAAACAAGAGATTTCTTTAACGGGTTTCTTGGACTTCTTACATCCTTCTCTGGCATGATTGGACCGATAGCAGCTGGATACACAATTTCGCGTATGGAAAAATGGAGTGGCTATACGGTCATATTCTTTCTTTCATTAGTGCTATTTGCAATCGCTGTTGTTTTAAGCTTTTTTTTATCTAAGAGAGAATGTGAAGGTAGCTATGAGATCACGCAAGTTTTGAAAGAGCGACGAATTGATAAAAATTGGGGAAGAATTACACGTGCTCATTTTTTCCAAGGATTGAGAGAGGGAACATTTATTTTTGTTATTTCAGTATACGTGTACTTAGCGACCGATAGTGAGCTCGCATTAGGAAAATATAGCTTAGTAAATTCTGCTGTATCATTTGTATGTTATTACTTAGTCGCTCGTATGTTAAAGAAAGAGTGGCGAAAAAAAGCAATTTTACTTGGAGGCATTATTTTATATGCGGTTGTATTTTTAGTTATATTTAATGTTACATACACAAAATTACTTATTTATGCAGCATGCATTGCGATTGCATACCCTATTTTACTCGTTCCGTATGGATCGATGACATATGATGTAATTGGTAGAGCGAAAAATGCGAGAGAGTGGCGTGTAGAGTATGTAGTTGTCCGAGAATTATGGTTAAATGCTGGAAGAATTTGTTCAGTATTAAGTTTTTTATGTGCTGTATTATTCTTTCCGCCTGAAAAGAGTTTACCTTTTTTACTATGTATTTTAGGTGCTGGACATTTTCTTATTTATTTTGCAGTTAAAAATGTCAAATATGATGAGGGAAATGCGGGGAAAACAAGTGTTGTAGCGCAAGGAACCACGCAGAACCAAACTGAACCAGAAGGTTAA
- the phoX gene encoding phosphate ABC transporter substrate-binding protein PhoX has product MKWISASIKVFMLSTCFLYVGTATAFAVNEMGEVRVDGSSTVFPIIEAVAEEYTKVHPNVKISISVSGTGGGFNRFSKGEVDINNASRVMKQVEENEMKKNSIQFTPFEVAYDGLTIVVNRQNTWVDNMTVDELRLLWSEDESEKRWSQIHSSWPREQVKFYAPGVDSGTYDYFQNVILQKSRIVKKVSLSEDDQVIMQGVMNDKNAIAFVGYAYYMANRDKVRAIKVNGVLPTKDTIQSGKYQPLSRSLFAYVNDASIRNKMNVANYIEFMIQHVGNLAEEVGYVKLPKEKYNEQLRMLTEIKR; this is encoded by the coding sequence GTGAAATGGATAAGTGCATCGATTAAAGTTTTCATGCTGTCGACATGTTTCCTTTATGTTGGCACGGCTACTGCATTTGCTGTGAATGAAATGGGAGAAGTGAGAGTTGATGGATCCTCAACAGTTTTTCCTATTATAGAAGCAGTAGCGGAGGAATATACAAAGGTGCATCCGAACGTGAAAATTTCCATCAGTGTTTCTGGAACAGGAGGAGGATTTAATCGTTTCAGTAAAGGAGAAGTGGATATAAATAATGCTTCGAGAGTAATGAAACAAGTGGAAGAAAATGAAATGAAGAAAAACTCCATTCAGTTTACACCGTTCGAAGTCGCTTACGATGGTCTTACGATCGTTGTGAACCGCCAAAATACTTGGGTAGACAATATGACGGTAGACGAGTTACGTCTATTGTGGAGTGAAGATGAAAGCGAAAAGCGATGGTCACAAATTCATTCATCATGGCCACGTGAACAGGTGAAGTTTTATGCGCCAGGTGTAGACTCTGGTACGTATGATTATTTTCAAAATGTCATCTTACAAAAAAGTCGCATTGTAAAAAAAGTCTCTTTGTCTGAAGATGATCAAGTTATTATGCAAGGGGTAATGAATGATAAAAATGCCATTGCTTTTGTAGGATATGCTTATTATATGGCCAATCGAGATAAGGTGAGAGCAATCAAGGTGAATGGTGTACTTCCGACGAAAGATACCATTCAATCAGGTAAGTATCAGCCATTATCTAGGTCGCTATTTGCTTATGTGAATGATGCATCTATCCGAAATAAAATGAATGTAGCAAATTATATTGAGTTTATGATTCAGCATGTTGGTAATCTCGCCGAAGAGGTTGGATATGTAAAATTACCAAAAGAAAAATACAATGAACAGCTGCGGATGTTAACAGAAATAAAAAGGTAA
- the sodA gene encoding superoxide dismutase [Mn], translated as MAKHELPNLPYAYDALEPHFDKETMNIHHTKHHNTYITNLNAALEGHAELADKSVEELVANLNEVPEAIRTAVRNNGGGHANHTFFWTILSPNGGGQPVGELATAIEAKFGSFDAFKEEFAKAGATRFGSGWAWLVVNNGELEVTSTPNQDSPLTEGKTPVIGLDVWEHAYYLNYQNRRPDYIGAFWNVVDWNAAEKRYQEAK; from the coding sequence ATGGCAAAACACGAATTACCAAATTTACCTTATGCGTATGATGCTTTAGAGCCTCACTTTGACAAAGAAACAATGAACATCCATCATACTAAACACCATAACACGTACATCACAAACTTAAACGCTGCTTTAGAAGGTCATGCAGAATTAGCTGACAAAAGCGTAGAAGAATTAGTTGCAAACTTAAACGAAGTACCAGAAGCAATCCGTACAGCAGTACGTAACAATGGTGGTGGACATGCTAACCACACATTCTTCTGGACAATCTTATCTCCAAACGGCGGCGGACAACCAGTAGGTGAACTTGCAACTGCAATTGAAGCGAAATTCGGTAGCTTCGATGCATTCAAAGAAGAATTCGCAAAAGCTGGCGCAACTCGCTTCGGTTCTGGTTGGGCTTGGTTAGTAGTAAATAATGGTGAGTTAGAAGTAACAAGCACGCCAAACCAAGATTCTCCTCTAACTGAAGGTAAAACTCCAGTTATCGGTTTAGATGTTTGGGAACATGCTTACTACTTAAATTACCAAAACCGTCGTCCAGACTACATCGGTGCATTCTGGAACGTTGTAGATTGGAACGCTGCTGAAAAACGTTACCAAGAAGCAAAATAA
- the phoU gene encoding phosphate signaling complex protein PhoU: MVREQFQCDLKTLQQKVIELGELAREALLLAMEGLHKKDVEKALEVIDGDYRMDTLEEEINDLALMLITKQQPVASDLRRIFISIKTATDLERIADHAVNIAKSTIRLGEKEVAVSLHNLDEMFAIANEMLQLALEAYEQENLTFAKQIAEMDDSVDEIYGKAIREFISSVPEQPEAITQITQLSFVARYIERVADHITNIAENVFYLVKGKHYLLNE, from the coding sequence ATGGTAAGAGAACAGTTTCAATGTGATTTAAAAACATTACAGCAAAAGGTGATTGAGCTTGGCGAACTAGCGAGAGAAGCTTTATTACTTGCTATGGAAGGTCTTCATAAAAAGGATGTAGAGAAAGCGTTAGAGGTAATAGATGGTGATTATCGTATGGATACTTTAGAAGAGGAAATAAATGATCTTGCGCTTATGCTTATTACGAAGCAGCAACCTGTAGCAAGTGATTTAAGAAGGATTTTCATTTCAATTAAAACAGCGACAGATTTAGAGCGTATTGCAGATCATGCTGTTAATATTGCGAAATCAACAATTCGCCTAGGGGAAAAAGAAGTGGCTGTTAGTTTGCACAATCTTGATGAGATGTTTGCAATTGCAAATGAGATGTTACAGTTAGCGTTAGAAGCATATGAGCAAGAAAATTTAACTTTTGCGAAACAAATTGCCGAAATGGATGATTCTGTTGATGAAATATACGGGAAAGCAATTCGTGAATTTATATCTTCAGTTCCAGAACAACCAGAAGCAATTACACAAATTACACAATTATCCTTTGTAGCGAGATATATTGAGCGTGTAGCAGACCATATTACAAATATTGCTGAAAATGTTTTTTATTTAGTAAAAGGAAAGCATTACTTATTAAATGAATAA
- the ispG gene encoding flavodoxin-dependent (E)-4-hydroxy-3-methylbut-2-enyl-diphosphate synthase, which translates to MTHRTKTRPVKVGNLTIGGNNELIIQSMTTTKTHDVEATVAEIKRLEEAGCQVVRVAVPDERAANAIADIKKQINIPLVADIHFDYRLALKAIEGGIDKVRINPGNIGRRHKVEAVVNAAKERGIPIRIGVNAGSLERHILEKYGYPTADGMVESALHHIKILEDLDFHDIIVSMKASDVNLAIEAYEKAARAFDYPLHLGITESGTLFAGTVKSAAGLGAILNKGIGNTLRISLSADPVEEVKVARELLKSFGLASNAATLISCPTCGRIEIDLISIANEVEEYISTLQVPIKVAVLGCAVNGPGEAREADIGIAGARGEGLLFRKGQVVRKVPEEIMVEELKKEIDVIAAEMAAEREREKEKEAQEQ; encoded by the coding sequence ATGACTCATCGTACAAAAACACGTCCAGTTAAAGTCGGTAATTTAACAATTGGCGGTAATAATGAATTAATTATACAAAGTATGACAACAACAAAAACACATGATGTTGAAGCAACAGTTGCTGAAATTAAACGTTTAGAAGAAGCTGGCTGTCAAGTCGTGCGTGTTGCTGTTCCAGACGAACGCGCAGCAAATGCTATTGCTGATATTAAAAAACAAATCAACATTCCACTTGTTGCTGATATTCATTTTGATTATCGCCTTGCTTTAAAAGCAATTGAAGGCGGCATTGATAAAGTACGTATCAATCCAGGTAACATTGGTCGTCGCCATAAAGTAGAAGCTGTTGTAAATGCAGCAAAAGAACGCGGTATTCCAATCCGTATCGGTGTAAACGCAGGTTCATTAGAGCGTCACATTTTAGAAAAATACGGATACCCAACTGCAGATGGTATGGTTGAGAGCGCCTTACATCATATTAAAATTTTAGAGGACTTAGATTTCCACGATATTATCGTATCTATGAAAGCCTCTGATGTTAACTTAGCAATTGAAGCATACGAAAAAGCTGCACGTGCTTTTGATTATCCATTACATTTAGGTATTACAGAATCTGGAACTTTATTTGCTGGAACTGTAAAAAGTGCCGCTGGTCTTGGAGCAATCTTAAATAAGGGTATCGGAAATACATTACGTATTTCATTAAGTGCTGACCCAGTTGAAGAAGTAAAAGTTGCGCGTGAACTATTAAAGTCATTCGGCCTTGCATCTAATGCAGCAACACTTATTTCTTGTCCAACTTGTGGTCGTATTGAAATTGATTTAATTAGCATTGCCAACGAGGTGGAAGAATACATCTCTACACTGCAAGTACCAATTAAAGTTGCAGTACTTGGCTGCGCTGTAAATGGTCCTGGTGAAGCTCGTGAAGCTGATATCGGTATTGCTGGTGCACGCGGAGAAGGTCTATTATTCCGCAAAGGGCAAGTTGTTCGTAAAGTACCAGAAGAAATAATGGTAGAAGAACTGAAAAAAGAAATCGACGTAATTGCTGCTGAAATGGCTGCTGAACGAGAACGAGAAAAAGAAAAAGAAGCACAAGAACAATAA
- a CDS encoding DUF1189 domain-containing protein: MSIFTQLAKSVYSPKDMALFRFQKIGKTILYIMLLCLITTIPRTFFYGSFIQDSVTMVNQAIEKDLPDFKIENGELKADIEQPIQKEEGDALFVFDPNTTDIEKYQNKTGLFILKDKVVSIGNGQTQTYSYNDLLGTSLEKKDLQDFISVFDSIYPILLAVIGVLVYLFQLFITFLGITLLAFIGSAMSGQRKLSYKQVWTLTAYSYTIPTIFFMIMDLFKIVVPGSTFIYIAVVLIVLYLTIKEVPKPKEK, encoded by the coding sequence ATGTCCATATTTACCCAATTAGCCAAAAGCGTATATTCGCCTAAAGATATGGCGCTATTCCGTTTTCAAAAAATCGGAAAAACCATTTTGTATATTATGCTACTTTGTCTAATCACTACTATCCCAAGAACATTCTTTTACGGTAGCTTTATCCAAGATAGTGTGACCATGGTAAATCAAGCAATTGAAAAAGATTTACCTGATTTTAAAATCGAAAATGGTGAACTAAAAGCTGATATTGAACAACCTATTCAAAAAGAAGAGGGAGATGCTCTTTTCGTATTTGATCCAAATACAACAGATATCGAAAAATATCAAAATAAAACTGGTTTATTTATTTTAAAAGATAAAGTAGTTTCTATAGGAAATGGTCAAACACAAACATACTCCTATAATGATTTATTAGGGACATCTCTTGAGAAAAAGGATTTGCAAGATTTCATTTCTGTATTCGATAGTATTTATCCAATTTTACTAGCCGTTATCGGCGTGTTAGTATACCTATTCCAATTGTTTATTACTTTCTTAGGAATTACTTTACTTGCGTTTATAGGTTCTGCTATGAGTGGTCAACGTAAATTATCTTATAAGCAAGTATGGACGTTAACTGCTTACAGCTACACAATTCCAACAATCTTCTTTATGATTATGGATTTATTCAAAATCGTTGTACCTGGTTCAACATTCATTTATATCGCAGTTGTTTTAATTGTTCTATACTTAACGATTAAAGAAGTTCCAAAACCGAAAGAAAAATAA
- a CDS encoding penicillin-binding protein 2, with the protein MSKKQKQQKKKTHVPFRLNVLFFCVFLMFSAVIVRLGYVQIVRGEEYKNEVERKENSTISNPVPRGKIFDRYGRAVVDNAAVRTITFTKMKGSTAEARLETAKKLADLIEVPTDKLTDRDKKDYWLAIHKEEAKEKITNKDRQELKDKKIDDKELDERQRNRVTEEEVNQLSAKDLEILAIKSKMDGGYAMTPQVIKKDATDKEYAIISEKLAELPGVDTSVDWERKYAYDGDLFRSVLGGVTTSDEGLPKERLDYYLVRDYNRNDRVGKSYLEQQYEDSLHGTKAEVKNITDKNGNILETINVSKGQSGNDLSLTIDMELQKRVEEIITKNLLRYKGGQPLLDRAFVVMMNPKNGEVLSMAGKQLVNENGETKVQDFALGTMTSSYPMGSTVKGATVLTGYQTGAIKPGSSQLDEPIVLKGTPKKSSWKTMGYINDLTALKMSSNVYMFKTAMNIAGVQYVRGGTLDIPQKAFDTMRYYFGQFGLGVKTGIDLPNESAGQTGRGNQPGFLLDLSIGQYDTYTPLQLAQYVSTIANGGYRMQPQVVKEIRQPSVKPDEVGKVVHSMEPKVLNRIDMPESQIKRVQEGFRQVFNESGGTAAKYFTGAPYKAAGKTGTAQTVYGGDQEIGRKANGERKETYNLTLVGYAPLEDPEVAFSVVVPWVDDKSGINGYISRDIMDAYFDLKKEENGEASTDEKDNKNKNVDQDDE; encoded by the coding sequence ATGAGCAAGAAGCAGAAACAACAAAAGAAAAAGACTCACGTTCCTTTTCGGTTAAACGTGCTGTTTTTCTGCGTGTTTTTAATGTTCTCCGCGGTTATTGTAAGGCTTGGATATGTACAAATTGTTCGCGGTGAAGAATACAAGAATGAAGTGGAGAGGAAAGAGAACTCGACGATAAGTAATCCTGTACCACGTGGAAAAATATTTGACCGTTATGGGCGAGCTGTAGTAGATAATGCAGCTGTTCGTACGATTACATTTACAAAAATGAAAGGATCAACTGCAGAGGCTCGGTTAGAAACAGCGAAGAAGCTAGCAGATTTGATTGAAGTACCGACAGATAAATTAACAGATCGCGATAAAAAAGATTATTGGCTTGCTATTCATAAAGAGGAAGCCAAAGAAAAAATTACGAATAAAGATCGTCAAGAGTTGAAAGATAAGAAAATTGACGATAAAGAATTAGATGAGCGTCAACGAAATCGCGTGACAGAAGAAGAAGTGAATCAATTATCCGCAAAAGATTTAGAAATATTAGCGATTAAAAGCAAAATGGACGGCGGATATGCAATGACACCACAAGTCATTAAGAAGGATGCAACAGATAAAGAATATGCGATTATTAGTGAAAAGTTAGCGGAATTGCCAGGAGTAGATACAAGTGTCGATTGGGAACGAAAATATGCATATGATGGTGATTTGTTCCGAAGTGTACTTGGTGGTGTAACAACTTCTGATGAAGGCTTACCGAAAGAGCGTTTAGATTACTATCTTGTTCGTGATTATAATCGAAATGACCGCGTAGGGAAAAGTTATCTTGAGCAGCAATATGAAGATAGCCTGCACGGTACGAAAGCAGAAGTGAAAAATATTACAGATAAAAACGGTAATATTTTAGAAACGATTAATGTATCAAAAGGGCAAAGTGGTAATGACTTGAGCTTAACAATCGATATGGAATTACAAAAGCGTGTAGAAGAAATTATCACGAAAAATTTATTGAGATATAAAGGCGGACAACCTCTTTTAGATCGTGCATTCGTTGTAATGATGAATCCGAAAAATGGTGAAGTTTTATCTATGGCTGGGAAACAGTTAGTGAATGAAAATGGCGAAACGAAAGTACAAGATTTCGCATTAGGAACGATGACAAGTTCATATCCGATGGGATCGACTGTAAAAGGTGCGACAGTACTTACGGGGTATCAAACAGGTGCGATTAAACCAGGTTCCTCTCAACTCGATGAACCAATCGTATTGAAAGGAACACCGAAGAAATCTTCTTGGAAGACGATGGGATATATTAATGATCTGACAGCATTAAAAATGTCTTCTAACGTATATATGTTTAAAACAGCGATGAATATCGCAGGTGTTCAATATGTGAGAGGTGGTACGTTAGATATACCACAAAAAGCATTTGATACGATGCGTTATTATTTCGGACAGTTTGGACTTGGTGTGAAAACAGGTATTGATTTACCGAATGAATCAGCCGGCCAAACAGGTAGAGGAAATCAGCCAGGTTTCCTATTAGATTTATCAATTGGACAGTATGATACGTATACACCGCTTCAATTAGCACAATATGTTTCAACAATTGCAAATGGTGGTTACCGTATGCAGCCGCAAGTTGTGAAAGAAATTCGTCAACCTTCAGTGAAACCAGACGAAGTTGGAAAAGTTGTTCATTCAATGGAACCGAAAGTACTAAACCGTATTGATATGCCTGAATCACAAATTAAACGTGTTCAGGAAGGATTTAGACAAGTATTTAACGAATCTGGTGGTACAGCTGCGAAATACTTTACAGGTGCACCATATAAAGCTGCTGGTAAAACAGGTACAGCTCAAACTGTGTATGGCGGAGATCAAGAGATTGGTAGAAAGGCAAACGGTGAGCGTAAAGAGACATATAACTTAACTTTAGTAGGTTATGCGCCACTTGAAGATCCTGAAGTAGCATTTTCTGTTGTTGTACCTTGGGTAGATGATAAATCAGGTATTAACGGTTATATTAGTCGTGACATTATGGACGCGTACTTTGATTTGAAAAAGGAAGAAAATGGTGAAGCTTCAACAGATGAAAAAGACAATAAAAATAAAAATGTAGATCAAGACGATGAATAA